The Shewanella mangrovisoli genome has a window encoding:
- the nrfD gene encoding NrfD/PsrC family molybdoenzyme membrane anchor subunit has protein sequence MIIKEIFTPDIAITWLPWAVQYFFLMGLAYASVWVATIHLFSAKQTDARLLKLCACLMLTAGIVAPIALLADLHQPLRAWHFYAQIRPHSWMWYGAFLLPIFSGTSLVFAWLLLRPYLPQAQSSLTSSAEDADWLNRIGQWLRFGNWSSDKLLKPIALIATLSACSIALYTGMETMAIKARPLWHTYWLPPLMATSALLAACGTLALLNRILHGYQASTQDRLLQWVRASFGLFALCLIGWALFDNSSAHEAALLLDTSPSWQLAAIWVLVTLALLALVLAVRRLPSVLMLVVSLTAVHLAWGFRWIVLIQAQTDPKYGAGTYFYQLPWGPEGLLGIAGTFGLWLALMVLVSEFIRYQPSSTKLAS, from the coding sequence ATGATCATTAAAGAAATCTTTACCCCAGATATCGCCATCACTTGGCTACCTTGGGCAGTGCAATACTTCTTTTTAATGGGTTTGGCCTACGCCAGTGTGTGGGTGGCGACCATTCATTTATTTAGTGCAAAACAAACCGACGCCAGATTGCTCAAGCTCTGCGCCTGCTTGATGCTCACCGCAGGTATAGTCGCGCCGATTGCACTGCTTGCAGACCTTCACCAACCGCTGCGGGCATGGCATTTCTATGCCCAAATCAGACCGCATTCGTGGATGTGGTACGGCGCCTTTTTACTGCCGATATTTTCTGGCACGAGTCTAGTGTTTGCTTGGTTATTACTGCGGCCTTACCTACCTCAGGCGCAGTCTTCTCTTACAAGTTCGGCTGAAGACGCGGATTGGTTAAACCGTATCGGCCAATGGCTTAGATTCGGTAATTGGAGCAGCGACAAGTTGTTAAAACCCATTGCGCTCATCGCTACATTGAGTGCGTGTTCCATTGCGCTTTATACCGGAATGGAGACCATGGCGATCAAAGCGCGGCCGCTCTGGCATACCTATTGGTTACCGCCATTGATGGCGACCAGTGCCCTGCTCGCCGCCTGCGGCACACTCGCCCTACTCAATCGCATTTTGCACGGTTATCAAGCAAGTACCCAAGACAGGTTGCTGCAATGGGTCAGGGCAAGCTTTGGTCTCTTCGCCCTGTGTCTTATCGGCTGGGCCTTATTCGATAACAGCTCGGCGCACGAAGCGGCGCTGTTATTAGACACCAGCCCAAGCTGGCAACTGGCCGCCATTTGGGTATTGGTTACCCTCGCCCTTCTGGCCTTGGTATTAGCAGTGCGCCGCCTCCCCTCGGTATTGATGTTAGTCGTCAGTTTAACGGCGGTGCATCTGGCATGGGGATTTCGCTGGATTGTACTTATCCAAGCGCAAACCGACCCTAAATACGGCGCGGGCACTTATTTCTATCAACTGCCATGGGGGCCAGAGGGACTATTAGGTATCGCGGGCACCTTCGGCCTGTGGCTCGCACTGATGGTGTTAGTGTCTGAATTTATTCGCTATCAACCCAGCTCAACTAAGTTGGCCTCTTGA
- the dsrO gene encoding sulfate reduction electron transfer complex DsrMKJOP subunit DsrO — protein sequence MDKSKRQFLGKMASVSVGAALIPVVQVQAQLAQTAATGKRYGMVIDLRRCVGCQACTVACTFENLPPLGQFRTTVQQYEVSQQDAATPPAFLMLPRLCNHCENPPCIPICPTGATFQRPDGIVVVNNEWCVGCGYCVQACPYDARFINHDTNTADKCTFCAHRLEAGLLPACVETCVGEARVIGDLNDPHSHISQLLKANQADIKVLKPDANTAPRVFYIGMNSAFEHRISGQAPVRTLLTDTGEEIHHDH from the coding sequence ATGGACAAGAGTAAACGTCAGTTTCTCGGAAAAATGGCCAGTGTGAGTGTCGGCGCCGCACTCATTCCCGTCGTGCAAGTGCAAGCCCAACTGGCTCAAACTGCAGCTACGGGCAAACGCTACGGCATGGTGATTGACCTGCGCCGCTGCGTCGGCTGTCAGGCCTGCACCGTGGCGTGCACCTTCGAAAACCTGCCGCCCTTGGGGCAATTTCGTACCACAGTGCAGCAATATGAAGTGTCGCAACAGGATGCAGCCACGCCACCCGCATTTTTGATGTTGCCAAGACTGTGTAATCACTGCGAAAACCCGCCTTGCATCCCGATTTGCCCCACGGGTGCGACCTTCCAACGCCCAGATGGCATTGTGGTCGTCAACAACGAATGGTGCGTCGGCTGCGGATACTGTGTGCAGGCTTGCCCCTACGATGCGCGCTTTATCAACCATGACACCAACACCGCCGATAAATGCACCTTCTGCGCCCACAGGCTCGAAGCAGGACTCTTACCCGCCTGTGTCGAAACCTGTGTCGGCGAAGCGAGGGTGATTGGCGATCTGAACGATCCTCACAGCCACATCAGCCAACTACTCAAAGCGAATCAAGCGGATATCAAGGTACTCAAGCCCGATGCCAATACGGCACCTAGAGTGTTTTACATCGGCATGAACAGCGCCTTTGAACATAGGATCAGCGGCCAAGCCCCCGTTCGCACCCTACTGACAGACACTGGCGAGGAGATCCACCATGATCATTAA